Within the Phaseolus vulgaris cultivar G19833 chromosome 9, P. vulgaris v2.0, whole genome shotgun sequence genome, the region GTGAAGATCCTAGAAGCAAGCATTTCTTAGATAACATTAGAACTTACAACAGTATGTTCTCCTTTACTTCAATTGGTGGAAAGATTGATTCTTCTATGAATAATGGTAGTGCACCTCCTCAGTTCATACTTAGTGGCCAAAATTATCACTGTATTGGAAGTTTGTTACCAGAGGCAGGTTCAAATCCCATGTTTGCACAATTGTATATATATGATACAGAGaatgaattaattaatagaATGAGCCATTTTGAGTAAGTATTTATGTATTTACTCATACTTAAACATTCTATTTGTCGCATTGTTTATGGTTAATTCTGTTGGATATGGTTTCAGGTCAAATAATGATAAATCCATACTTGATAAATCACTGGTTGGTGATTTCATAAAGATGATTGATGAGTACAATGTTCTTGCTAAATCCTTTCAAAGAGTAAGGGATGTCTCTGTTCAGGATAGACCATCAGATTTTACACTTCGATTATTTAGAAATAGATTCAAAGATCCAAGAGTGTACAATACGCCGTCATCAGATGAAATAGCTGCTCTAATAGTGGGAGATTTTGCTAACATGGACGTAGGCAGAGATATAATTGTTAAGAAGAATTGTGGTAATTTAACAAGGCTTCATGAAACACATACCGCTTTCATTCCACTACAATATCCTTTGATGTTCCCCTATGGAGAAGATGGTTATCAAGAAAATATTCCAATAAGGGATCGGCACCGTGGCAGTGAAActagaaaaagaatttgtgtttccTTAAGGGAATTTATTGCATTCAGAATTCAAGAAAGAAATTGTGAGTTTGGTAACATAGTACATGCACGTAGGTTGTTTCAACAATTTTTGGTGGATTATTATACCATGATTGAAGCACAACGTTTGTCTTTCATTAGGGCAAATCAAAAATTAATTCGGTCTGAAATTTTGAATGGCTTACAAGAAGCAATTAACAGAGGAGAGACTGATTCTTCCTGCGTTGGTAGACGTGTGGTTTTGCCTTCATCTTTTACGGGTAGTATGCGTTACATGTTCAATAATTTCCAAGATGCTATGGCCATCTGTAAAAGATTTAGTTATCCTGATTTGTTCATAACAATAACATGCAATGTCAATTGGCCAGAAATTCGTGATGCTCTTGAGCCAAAAGGATTAAGTCCATCAGATAGACCTGATATTGTTTGTAGAGTCTTCAAAATCAAACTTGATCAAATGATGACAGATTTCAAGAAGAATAACTTTTTTGGTCAAACAAGTGCAGGTTATTATTTACAGTAGTATGTTTTCTGCATATACTTTTTTGCATATTCCCATAATTAATTCtgcatatatttttcttttgtttcagGAATGTACACCATTGAATTTCAAAAAAGAGGTTTACCACATGCTCATATACTATTATGGTTGGATGGATCAAACAAGCTGCAAAATTCAACAGATATTGATAAAGTCATATCTGCTGAATTACCTCACCCAAATTTGTATCCGAAATTGTTCAAAGTTGTCAAAAGCTACATGATACATGGACCATGTGGAGTGGCTAAATTAAATTCACCTTGCATGAAACAAGGTAAATGTTCAAAATTCTTTCCCAAAAAGTTTACATGTGTAACTACTATTGATGAAGATGGATATCCAATCTATAAACGTCGGAATAATGGAATTTTTGTGGAAAAAAATGGTATCCAAATGGATAATAGCAATGTTGTTCCATATAGTCCCCATCTTCTTATGAGGTATCAAGCACATGTGAATACAGAATATTGCAACAAGTCAAATTCTATCAAATATCTTTTCAAATATGTCAACAAAGGGCCTGACAGGGCTACAATGAAAATTATCAATGGTAGTACACAAGATGTTGATGAAATTAAGAATTATTATGATTGTAGATATTTATCTCCGTGTGAAGCTGTTTGGAGAACTTTTGGCTTTGACATACATTATAGATGGCCACCTGTACAAAAGTTATCATTTCATTTACAGAATCAACAATCCATTCTGTTTAAAGATGATGATAATCTTGATCAAGTATTTCAAAATAATGAATCTATGAAGACAATGTTTCTCGGTTGGTTTGATGCCAACAAAAAATATGTTGATGGAAGGAATTTGACATATGCTGAATTTCCAACCAAGTTTGTCTGGATTGCTACACAAAGACAATGGAAACCAAGGAAGCAAGGTCAGAATATTGGTAGACTCACCTATGTACCACCTGGATCTGGAGAATTTTATTACATGAGGATATTGTTAACTATTCAAAAAGGTTGTGTTGACTATGCTAGCATCAGGACAGTAAATGGGCAAATATTCAATACATATGAAGAAGCTTGCTATGCACTAGGGCTATTGAAAGATGACAAAGAATTCATTGATGCAATAAAAGAAGCAAGTGAATTAGCTTCTGGTCATGAACTCAGGCATCTATTTGTTTCATTATTGTTCATGAATACAATGTCCAAACCGGATGTGGTTTGGAATGCTTCTTGGAAATTACTGTCAGACGGAATTTTATACCACAAAAGAAAGGAGTTACAGTTGCCAGGTACTGAttctttaaaatgaaaattttaattacatagTTTCAACTATAAATTATGAACGTGTTTTGTATATTTGAAAAATGTTAGGTCTTCAAATTGAGGATAAAGAACTACATGATCTTTTCTTATTAGAAATACAAGAGTTATTGATGGCAAATGACAGGTCATTACAAGAGTTTGTTTGTTTGCCACAACTTGATCCTTCTCATTCATCTTTCTTTCAAAATAGCTTTATTATGGATGAACTTAACTACAACAAAGATGAAATGGTAAAAGAGCATACATCATTATTGAAATGTCTCACTGCTGAGCAACTAAATGTTTATGAAAACATCATTTCATCAGTTGTCTCTGAAAAGGGtggtttttttctttctatatgGTTATGGTGGAACAGGAAAAACTTTCATTTGGAGAACATTATCTGCTGCAATTAGATCTACAGGAAAGATTGTGTTGAATGTAGCATCGAGCGGAATTGCTTCTTTATTGCTTCCTGGAGGGAAGATAGCACATTCTAGATTTTGTATTCCTATTTTAATAAATGAAGACTCGACTTGCAACATAGCTCAAGGAAGTCATAGGGTCAGGCTTTTAATTGAAACAAAATTGATTATATGGGATGAAGCACCAATGATGAATCGAATGTGCTTTGAAGCCTTTGACAGAACTTTGAGAGATCTTATGAGAACGGTGCATGAAGAAAATAGTAAGAAACCATTTGGTGGGAAGGTTGTGGTCTTAGGAGGTGATTTCAGGCAAATATTGCCAGTTGTAAAAAAAGCATCAAGATATGATGTTGTGAAGTCAACAATCAACTCTTCTCATCTTTGGCTAAGTTGTGAAGTCTTAAAACTTTCTCAGAATGGTGAGTGTTCACTGGAAATCCCACATGATCTATTGATTGAGGCCACTGAAACCCCTTTGTTGTCATTGGTTAATTTTGTTTatcctaattttttaactaacaTGATGTCTCCTGGGTACTTTGAGGATGGAGCAATACTTTGTCCCACAACTGAATCAGTAGAGCAAgtgaatgattttattttatctctattaatgaataaaatgatttaatattgataattaaatGGAAACTTAACATGAGCTATACAATaaattactaatttaaaaaaggtatttatatatttttattaatgtcaATTGAATTCTTAAAAACTTTGTCTTTCTTtctaagattttcaaaatcctaaataaataaaaattcttatgatttttaaaccaaaatttgattcaaaattctaaatatatccATATCCTAAAATGtttaatgtcattcttgaataaaaatctaaaattaataaaatttctaagtttttcaaaatcataaataaatacaaatcctaaatatttttatttcctacttaaataaaaatataaaaaaaatatatccatttttacttccacaaacggcgactatgtacactgcagaacgccgcttccacaaacggcgaccATGTACACTACAGAACGCCgcttccacaaacggcgaccatgtacactgcagaacgcccCTTCCACAAACGA harbors:
- the LOC137820560 gene encoding uncharacterized protein yields the protein MDPYESKYARNRRKIILQNKFNRKTSKVTGTSNKNCSEQSSQTSTISFGEADSVLRTDVHDKSYHHPTKKMKLVFNEETISQRNKVTTTAYGLNYTQNAFFGRDNTKDFCLSSNAKSARNLYSDVLYSSSENATKEHSMVVTPQCTTKNKNLRGTKPMLSQNAGSDLENRQPSCPLSIVSRSGIQNTLHSIAQRKSLSELNYNTPMSAQISSLCSELQKSSDHVQNKKLYQLPLNREIEFIHCSGGGHHSYFVSQKKAIRYPLNIMNSFSKTLHYPESSPSYENNDDVYNNFRSELYSKSELQDVLHVDQPLIECVHCGAVLWYEERADKSKRPQEVQFSICCQKGKVQLPFLQRPPKVLHKLLNGEDPRSKHFLDNIRTYNSMFSFTSIGGKIDSSMNNGSAPPQFILSGQNYHCIGSLLPEAGSNPMFAQLSNNDKSILDKSLVGDFIKMIDEYNVLAKSFQRVRDVSVQDRPSDFTLRLFRNRFKDPRVYNTPSSDEIAALIVGDFANMDVGRDIIVKKNCGNLTRLHETHTAFIPLQYPLMFPYGEDGYQENIPIRDRHRGSETRKRICVSLREFIAFRIQERNCEFGNIVHARRLFQQFLVDYYTMIEAQRLSFIRANQKLIRSEILNGLQEAINRGETDSSCVGRRVVLPSSFTGSMRYMFNNFQDAMAICKRFSYPDLFITITCNVNWPEIRDALEPKGLSPSDRPDIVCRVFKIKLDQMMTDFKKNNFFGQTSAGMYTIEFQKRGLPHAHILLWLDGSNKLQNSTDIDKVISAELPHPNLYPKLFKVVKSYMIHGPCGVAKLNSPCMKQGKCSKFFPKKFTCVTTIDEDGYPIYKRRNNGIFVEKNGIQMDNSNVVPYSPHLLMRYQAHVNTEYCNKSNSIKYLFKYVNKGPDRATMKIINGSTQDVDEIKNYYDCRYLSPCEAVWRTFGFDIHYRWPPVQKLSFHLQNQQSILFKDDDNLDQVFQNNESMKTMFLGWFDANKKYVDGRNLTYAEFPTKFVWIATQRQWKPRKQGQNIGRLTYVPPGSGEFYYMRILLTIQKGCVDYASIRTVNGQIFNTYEEACYALGLLKDDKEFIDAIKEASELASGHELRHLFVSLLFMNTMSKPDVVWNASWKLLSDGILYHKRKELQLPGLQIEDKELHDLFLLEIQELLMANDRSLQEFVCLPQLDPSHSSFFQNSFIMDELNYNKDEMLSLKRVVFFFLYGYGGTGKTFIWRTLSAAIRSTGKIVLNVASSGIASLLLPGGKIAHSRFCIPILINEDSTCNIAQGSHRVRLLIETKLIIWDEAPMMNRMCFEAFDRTLRDLMRTVHEENSKKPFGGKVVVLGGDFRQILPVVKKASRYDVVKSTINSSHLWLSCEVLKLSQNGECSLEIPHDLLIEATETPLLSLVNFVYPNFLTNMMSPGYFEDGAILCPTTESVEQVNDFILSLLMNKMI